ACACAGTCTCATTCGGGCTTAGTTGAGGAAACCGTAATATATGGCCCTCTCTGTATGAATATTGACGTATTACGTCCATCAATTATGTTTCCTCCCTTGAAAACAGGTGAGCACTTTTTGATATCCCGAACGGGTGCTTACAATAACACGCAGTGGTTACAGTTTATTACCACCAGACCTAACGTTATACTAATTGATACTAACCGAAAAACACATATTATTCGTAAAGCTGAGAGCATTGATAGCATTGTTTCAAATGAGAATATTCCAGATCACCTAAAGTAAACCATCAGCATACTTGTTTATGAGAGCGATAAATGGATTAAATACAATCATTAAGGGACTAATCAGGAGTTACTCGCAAATCTTTTTTTCAAGCGAATACTCTTTAGCCATTTTTTTGTTACTCATAACGTTTATCGATTTTTCGATTGGGATTGCTGGGTTGGTTTCAGCATTAGTAGCCACACTTACATCTTATCTGATAAAACTTGATAGGGAAACAACCGCTAAGGGTTTATATGGTTTTAATGCTTTACTGGTTGGATTTGGGTTAGGATTTTACTATGATATTAGCATTACACTTCTGCTTTTGGCTGCCATTGCCGGATTTTTTACATTACTTGTTAATATTACACTACAGGGAGTTTTAGGAAAGTACTACTTACCTTACCTATCGCTTCCATTTGTGTTAAGCATGTGGCTAGTGCTAAGTGCTACCTGGCAGCTGACGTCAACCGAAATAAATCAGAGTAGTGTCTACCTACTCAATAGAATTTTTGATGTTGGAGGTTTTAATTTTATTGACATTCACGACTGGTGGCTTAACCATGTAAAATCCAATTTTATTAATGGTTATTTTATATCGTTGGGCTCAATATTCTTTCAGTTTAATGTGCTAGCCGGGGTTTTGGTAGCATTGATATTGATGGCATACTCACGAATTGCATTTTCGTTATCGGTTATTGGGTATAGCGTGGCTTATATTGCCTATTTAACTTTTGGTCTAGATTTGACTACGTTGGGGTATAGCTATATTGGGTTTAATTTTATTCTTAGCGCAATTGCCATTGGTGGGTATTACTATATACCCTCAACGGCTTCCTACTGGTGGGCTGTGGCCATTACACCTGTAATTGCAATGGTAACTATTGGGCTAGCAATTATTTTTAAAACGCTTGGCTTGCCAATCCTTTCGCTACCCTTTAATATTGTTGTACTTATGTTTATTTACTCCATGCGTTTTAGGATGTCGGTTTCTGGGTTAAGGGAGGTGATGGTGCAGGAAGGGAAACCCGAACTAAATCTTTACTCCTATCAATCGTTTGCTAAACGTTTTCCTAACTATGGGTGGATTAGGATTAGGTTACCCTTTTACGGAGTTTGGACCGTAAATCAAGGTCATCATGGCAATTATACTCACAAAGGGGAGTGGGCGCATGCATGGGATTTCATTGTTTTAGACTCCGATGGTAAACAGTTTAAAAGTGATGGTCATTTACAAACCGATTATTACTGTTACGGGAAAAATGTAATTGCTCCTGCCGATGGCGAAGTGGTTGAGGTTGACGACGGTGTTGATGATAATCCTGTAGGTGAAATAAATATTAATAAGAATTGGGGGAATACCGTAATAATTAAGCATGCAGCTGGTTTGTATTCCAAACTTTCGCACCTCAGAAAGGGATCAATTACCGTTAAGGTTGGCGATAAAGTAAAGTTTGGAACAAAAGTAGGCGAGGTTGG
This is a stretch of genomic DNA from Tenuifilum sp. 4138str. It encodes these proteins:
- a CDS encoding urea transporter, with protein sequence MRAINGLNTIIKGLIRSYSQIFFSSEYSLAIFLLLITFIDFSIGIAGLVSALVATLTSYLIKLDRETTAKGLYGFNALLVGFGLGFYYDISITLLLLAAIAGFFTLLVNITLQGVLGKYYLPYLSLPFVLSMWLVLSATWQLTSTEINQSSVYLLNRIFDVGGFNFIDIHDWWLNHVKSNFINGYFISLGSIFFQFNVLAGVLVALILMAYSRIAFSLSVIGYSVAYIAYLTFGLDLTTLGYSYIGFNFILSAIAIGGYYYIPSTASYWWAVAITPVIAMVTIGLAIIFKTLGLPILSLPFNIVVLMFIYSMRFRMSVSGLREVMVQEGKPELNLYSYQSFAKRFPNYGWIRIRLPFYGVWTVNQGHHGNYTHKGEWAHAWDFIVLDSDGKQFKSDGHLQTDYYCYGKNVIAPADGEVVEVDDGVDDNPVGEININKNWGNTVIIKHAAGLYSKLSHLRKGSITVKVGDKVKFGTKVGEVGNSGRSAYPHLHFQIQATEYIGSKTIKYPLSSYIVNDTELKTFDYPATDQNVCNIESDPLLNSMLNFKPGKLISWEVQHENITENFTWEVGITYLNKLFIKCNKTNSKAFFELDDVYFYFTHFEGSKKSLLYKFYLAAYRIPLTYFEGIKVADSIPANKWFGGIALYLHDFIAPFIQLLQAEYRVKVTRIGSEFDIEGFRFETTVEGRFLNRTVLTERFDLEIRANGKVEIIQEQNNTLAKCEL